One Roseburia rectibacter DNA window includes the following coding sequences:
- a CDS encoding DNA polymerase III subunit yields MPAFKDIVGHEQIIEHLQNAITMDKVSHAYILNGPDKSGKMMIAEAFAQTLQCEAVNKKLEELAGETESERIESRFTAEPCMECHSCKQAAGKNQPDIIYVSHEKPNTISVDDIRTQLNNDIVIKPYSSKHKIYIVDEAEKMNQQAQNALLKTIEEPPAYAVILLLTTNAESFLPTILSRCVTLNLKAVPDEKIKKYLMAHYQIPDYQADVCVAFAQGNVGKAIQLAASDDFNELKASALQLIKRLHDIDLYEMTEAVKQISEYKLKINDYFDLMMIWYRDVLYYKATKDVNGLIFKDEVYDIKRQAEQSSYNGIEEILQALSKAQVRLNANVNFDLVIELLLLTIKEN; encoded by the coding sequence ATGCCAGCATTTAAGGACATCGTTGGACATGAACAGATCATAGAGCACCTGCAGAATGCCATTACCATGGATAAAGTTTCACATGCTTATATATTAAACGGTCCGGACAAATCCGGAAAAATGATGATCGCGGAGGCATTTGCACAGACGCTGCAGTGTGAAGCAGTAAATAAAAAATTAGAGGAACTTGCAGGGGAAACAGAATCTGAAAGAATAGAGAGCAGATTTACGGCGGAGCCATGTATGGAATGTCATTCCTGTAAACAGGCAGCAGGCAAAAATCAGCCGGATATTATTTATGTCAGCCATGAAAAGCCGAATACGATCTCGGTAGACGATATCCGGACGCAGCTAAACAACGACATTGTGATCAAACCATACAGCAGTAAACATAAGATCTACATTGTGGATGAAGCGGAAAAAATGAACCAGCAGGCACAGAATGCGCTGTTAAAAACGATTGAAGAACCGCCTGCATATGCGGTGATCCTGCTTTTGACCACCAATGCGGAGAGCTTTCTTCCGACAATCTTATCGCGTTGTGTGACATTAAATTTAAAGGCAGTGCCGGATGAAAAGATCAAGAAATATCTGATGGCACATTATCAGATCCCGGACTATCAGGCAGATGTCTGTGTGGCATTTGCACAGGGAAATGTCGGAAAAGCGATCCAGCTTGCGGCATCAGATGATTTTAATGAGTTAAAAGCATCGGCGCTCCAGCTCATCAAGCGTCTGCACGATATCGATCTCTATGAGATGACAGAGGCGGTAAAGCAGATCAGTGAATACAAACTTAAGATCAACGATTACTTTGATCTTATGATGATCTGGTATCGTGATGTATTGTATTATAAAGCAACGAAGGATGTAAATGGCCTTATTTTCAAGGATGAGGTTTATGACATAAAAAGACAGGCAGAGCAGAGTTCCTATAATGGGATCGAGGAAATATTACAGGCATTATCAAAAGCACAGGTGCGTTTGAATGCAAATGTAAATTTTGATCTGGTGATCGAACTGCTTCTGCTGACCATAAAGGAGAATTAA
- a CDS encoding PSP1 domain-containing protein: protein MIKIVGVRFRNAGKIYYFGPGNLDLTAGMHVIVETARGIEMGTVMIPAREVNDDSVIQPLKPVIRIATEADEKTALKNREKEKEAFKICLEKIAKHKLDMKLVEAEYTFDNNKLLFYFTADGRIDFRELVKDLAAVFRTRIELRQIGVRDETKIMGGIGICGRELCCHSYLSEFAPVSIKMAKEQNLSLNPTKISGVCGRLMCCLKNEEETYEYLNSRLPNVGDYVTTDDGLKGEVSSVSVLRQMVKVLVEVDDEKEIRDYSVDQLKFKPKRRKDHVKLTAQELKELSALEDKGGKSKIDDAK from the coding sequence ATGATAAAAATAGTAGGAGTCCGTTTCCGGAATGCCGGTAAAATTTATTATTTCGGACCGGGAAATCTGGATCTGACCGCAGGAATGCACGTAATTGTGGAGACTGCACGCGGCATTGAGATGGGGACGGTTATGATCCCTGCAAGAGAAGTAAACGATGACAGTGTGATCCAGCCGTTAAAACCGGTTATCCGTATCGCAACGGAAGCAGATGAAAAGACAGCATTAAAAAACCGTGAAAAAGAGAAAGAAGCGTTTAAGATCTGTCTGGAAAAAATAGCAAAACATAAACTGGATATGAAACTTGTAGAAGCAGAGTATACGTTTGACAATAATAAACTGCTCTTTTATTTTACGGCGGACGGACGTATCGATTTCCGTGAACTGGTAAAAGATCTTGCGGCGGTTTTCCGCACGAGGATTGAACTTCGCCAGATCGGTGTCCGCGATGAGACAAAGATCATGGGCGGTATCGGAATCTGCGGAAGAGAGCTTTGCTGTCATTCCTATCTTTCCGAATTTGCACCGGTATCCATCAAAATGGCAAAAGAGCAGAATCTGTCCTTAAATCCGACCAAAATTTCCGGTGTATGCGGACGACTGATGTGCTGTCTGAAAAATGAAGAGGAAACTTACGAATATCTGAACAGCCGCCTGCCAAACGTTGGAGATTATGTGACAACGGATGATGGATTAAAAGGTGAGGTATCTTCTGTCAGTGTATTGCGCCAGATGGTAAAAGTACTCGTAGAAGTGGATGACGAAAAGGAAATCCGAGATTATTCTGTTGATCAGTTGAAATTTAAGCCGAAACGCAGAAAAGATCATGTCAAACTGACTGCACAGGAATTAAAAGAGCTTTCCGCATTAGAGGACAAGGGAGGAAAATCCAAAATTGACGATGCCAAATAA
- a CDS encoding tRNA1(Val) (adenine(37)-N6)-methyltransferase yields MPNNLVYEHERLDELHRNGYFIIQDPKRFCFGMDAVLLSGFAKAKKGERVLDLGTGTGIIPILMEAKTEAEDFKALEIQEESADMARRSVRYNHLEDKIEIVTGDIKEASAIFGGSSFDVITTNPPYMIGTHGQNSPSEAKAIARHEVLCTLDDILRETAKMLVPGGRFYMVHRPFRLAEIMSKMVAYKIEPKRMQLVYPFVDKEPNMVLIEGLRGGKSRLTVEKPLIVYKEQGVYTDEIYDIYGY; encoded by the coding sequence ATGCCAAATAATCTGGTTTATGAGCATGAGAGACTTGATGAACTGCATCGCAACGGCTACTTTATCATTCAGGATCCAAAACGTTTTTGTTTTGGAATGGATGCGGTTTTACTTTCCGGGTTTGCAAAGGCAAAAAAAGGGGAGCGTGTATTAGACCTTGGTACGGGAACGGGAATCATCCCGATCTTGATGGAGGCAAAGACGGAAGCTGAGGATTTTAAGGCACTTGAGATTCAGGAAGAAAGTGCAGATATGGCACGCCGCAGCGTGCGCTATAACCATCTTGAAGATAAGATTGAGATCGTGACCGGCGATATTAAGGAGGCATCTGCCATATTTGGAGGATCATCATTTGATGTGATAACCACAAATCCGCCGTATATGATCGGAACACATGGACAAAATTCACCGTCTGAGGCAAAAGCGATCGCAAGGCATGAAGTACTCTGTACACTGGATGATATCCTGCGCGAAACTGCCAAAATGCTGGTTCCGGGAGGCAGGTTTTATATGGTACACCGCCCATTCCGGCTTGCGGAGATCATGAGTAAAATGGTTGCGTACAAGATCGAACCCAAGCGCATGCAGCTTGTGTATCCGTTTGTGGATAAAGAACCGAATATGGTGCTGATCGAAGGACTGCGTGGCGGAAAATCAAGGCTTACCGTAGAAAAGCCGCTGATTGTTTATAAAGAACAGGGCGTGTATACAGATGAGATTTATGATATTTATGGGTATTAA
- the lgt gene encoding prolipoprotein diacylglyceryl transferase has product MFNDIKIGPVTFHMYGLMIAIGFAAALMMCLKRGKKRGLNEDIIYGIFFCAIFGGMIGCRLLYYIVEIPEILKDPSILWNFKNGYVVYGGIIGGALTSFIYCRVKKERFLPYFDLVMPSVSFAQGFGRLGCFFAGCCYGRETDSWFSITFTHSDFAPNGVKLLPTQLMSSAGDFLICGLLLLYAGRKPKEGQVAAGYMVLYGIGRFIIEFFRNDYRGSIGILSTSQIISIGGVAAGVVFYLVMGKRKQEA; this is encoded by the coding sequence ATGTTTAATGATATAAAGATAGGACCGGTTACATTTCATATGTACGGTCTTATGATCGCGATCGGTTTTGCAGCGGCACTGATGATGTGCTTAAAACGCGGAAAAAAGCGCGGATTGAATGAGGACATTATTTATGGAATATTCTTCTGTGCAATCTTCGGAGGAATGATCGGCTGCCGTCTGCTTTATTATATTGTGGAGATTCCGGAGATTTTAAAAGATCCGTCCATACTCTGGAATTTTAAAAATGGATATGTCGTTTATGGTGGAATCATAGGCGGAGCACTGACGAGTTTCATTTATTGCCGCGTCAAGAAAGAACGTTTTCTGCCGTATTTTGATCTTGTAATGCCTTCGGTATCATTTGCGCAGGGATTCGGGCGCCTCGGCTGCTTTTTTGCAGGCTGCTGTTATGGCAGGGAGACAGATTCGTGGTTTAGCATTACATTTACCCATTCCGATTTTGCACCAAACGGTGTGAAACTTCTGCCGACACAGCTCATGTCATCTGCAGGGGACTTTCTGATCTGTGGCCTTTTGCTTCTTTACGCAGGAAGAAAGCCGAAAGAAGGACAGGTGGCAGCAGGATATATGGTGCTTTACGGAATCGGAAGATTTATCATTGAGTTTTTCCGGAACGATTACCGGGGAAGCATCGGCATACTTTCCACGTCACAGATCATTTCCATCGGGGGTGTGGCAGCGGGAGTTGTGTTCTATCTGGTGATGGGGAAGAGAAAACAGGAAGCGTAA
- a CDS encoding Ig-like domain-containing protein, with protein sequence MKSGKKVIRMALAILCMVSMLFISEYQKVEVYAASGYGFIFLSAYEKTLKIGDTYCLSVIASGSKKPTFTSSDSKVASVNTYGKITAKKAGSATITAKSKNAEASCKITVTKTKVTLNQTSLTLENGESAVLSAASSTGHKVTWKSAKTSIASVSENGKVTAKKPGTTTVTAKVDGTSVNCKVTVKSPTVRLMPSKISLYRREKYKLKVSSTSKSTPVWKTNKKSVATVDETGKVTAVKHGTAVITVTVDGVSKNCEVTVRSPKITFEQTTITLHPGERARVNATVSSGNQPAYSCSNSNVVSVDANGVITAKAAGRSYVYASEDGTKERMTVYVKEKE encoded by the coding sequence ATGAAATCAGGGAAAAAAGTCATCCGGATGGCATTAGCCATCCTCTGCATGGTTTCCATGCTTTTTATTTCAGAGTATCAGAAAGTAGAAGTGTATGCGGCTTCAGGATATGGTTTTATTTTCTTAAGCGCATATGAAAAAACATTGAAAATCGGGGACACTTATTGTTTGTCCGTGATTGCATCCGGCAGTAAAAAGCCGACATTTACATCCAGTGATTCAAAGGTTGCATCAGTGAACACCTATGGGAAAATTACTGCCAAAAAGGCGGGAAGTGCGACGATCACTGCAAAAAGCAAAAATGCGGAGGCAAGCTGCAAGATCACGGTGACAAAGACGAAAGTCACGTTGAATCAGACCAGTCTGACCTTGGAAAACGGAGAGAGTGCTGTGCTTTCGGCAGCTTCTTCTACCGGACACAAGGTAACGTGGAAGTCGGCAAAGACAAGCATTGCATCGGTAAGTGAAAATGGAAAAGTAACAGCAAAGAAGCCGGGAACAACTACGGTTACTGCAAAGGTCGACGGTACGTCTGTGAATTGTAAAGTGACAGTAAAAAGTCCGACAGTTCGCCTGATGCCGTCTAAAATCTCGCTATACAGACGGGAAAAGTATAAATTGAAAGTTTCTTCCACATCAAAATCCACGCCAGTGTGGAAAACAAACAAAAAAAGTGTGGCGACTGTGGATGAAACAGGAAAAGTAACCGCGGTCAAACATGGAACGGCAGTCATTACTGTAACCGTAGATGGAGTCAGCAAAAATTGTGAAGTGACGGTCAGATCTCCAAAGATTACATTTGAGCAGACGACGATTACACTTCATCCGGGGGAACGTGCAAGAGTAAATGCGACGGTATCTTCCGGCAATCAGCCGGCGTATTCCTGCTCTAACTCCAATGTGGTGTCGGTAGATGCAAACGGGGTTATCACTGCGAAAGCAGCTGGCAGGTCTTATGTCTACGCCAGTGAGGATGGAACAAAGGAACGCATGACGGTGTATGTGAAAGAGAAGGAATAA
- a CDS encoding helix-turn-helix transcriptional regulator, translating to MTEKEWRMFNDILLEIYYAGSLETFGERCLKLIRILIPYAQGYFLVIDEDGRLDVAHSVFENVDPVMKRKYLDTYFAKDYLMQMCNFTKSMAYRDTDLLTDEKRRASVIYREYFKPQKLDMGCGLIIMKEGKTRVFLNLLRKCGEPDVTGHEMEILQTFLPHFEKNVFAYANHYVSGAENTIKNREADLLSGREQEIVQLVRKGYSNQEIARQLLISEATVKKHLSNIFEKLGISRRTQLF from the coding sequence ATGACAGAAAAAGAATGGCGCATGTTCAATGACATTCTTCTGGAAATCTATTATGCCGGAAGCCTGGAGACGTTTGGAGAAAGATGTTTAAAACTGATCCGTATATTGATTCCATATGCGCAGGGTTATTTTTTAGTGATAGATGAAGACGGCAGGTTAGACGTGGCGCATTCGGTATTTGAAAATGTGGATCCTGTCATGAAACGGAAATACTTAGATACTTATTTTGCAAAAGACTATCTGATGCAGATGTGCAATTTTACAAAATCAATGGCATACCGCGATACCGATCTTTTAACGGATGAGAAACGAAGAGCATCGGTGATTTACCGTGAGTATTTTAAACCCCAGAAATTAGATATGGGATGCGGGCTTATCATTATGAAAGAGGGAAAGACACGGGTATTTTTGAATCTGCTGCGGAAGTGTGGAGAACCGGACGTTACAGGGCATGAGATGGAAATTTTGCAGACATTTCTGCCTCATTTTGAAAAAAATGTTTTTGCCTATGCAAACCATTATGTTTCGGGTGCGGAAAATACCATAAAAAACAGGGAGGCAGATCTTCTTTCGGGGAGGGAACAGGAAATCGTGCAGCTTGTAAGAAAAGGATATTCCAATCAGGAAATCGCCAGACAGCTTCTGATCAGTGAGGCAACAGTAAAAAAACATCTGAGTAATATTTTTGAAAAACTGGGAATCAGCAGGCGGACACAGTTATTTTAA
- a CDS encoding cysteine hydrolase family protein: MIADKSALLVIDVQNQFVEGLPEEMKGLSVVESVKHVIEAFRKAGRPIIYFREVHRKNLVDFGRELDGDEDVHAVEETRAADYFTGIEPLPEEYQIVKRRYSGFFGTDLEILLKGLGIEHIYAVGLLTDVCVHYTCADAHQHDYHIHVVREAVGGSSLVAHEAALAAIEYLQHGAVISEKEVCE, from the coding sequence ATGATAGCAGACAAAAGCGCACTACTGGTGATTGATGTGCAAAACCAGTTTGTAGAGGGGCTGCCGGAGGAGATGAAGGGTCTTTCGGTGGTTGAGAGTGTAAAACATGTGATTGAGGCATTTCGAAAGGCGGGCAGACCGATTATCTATTTTCGGGAGGTACACCGGAAAAATCTGGTGGATTTCGGAAGAGAACTTGACGGAGATGAGGATGTCCATGCAGTAGAAGAAACACGCGCAGCTGATTATTTTACCGGAATAGAACCGTTGCCGGAAGAATATCAGATAGTAAAAAGGCGTTACAGTGGTTTCTTTGGCACAGATCTGGAGATTTTATTAAAGGGACTTGGAATTGAGCATATCTATGCGGTTGGTTTGCTGACGGACGTCTGTGTACATTATACCTGTGCGGATGCACATCAGCATGATTATCATATTCATGTGGTACGTGAAGCAGTGGGAGGATCGTCTCTTGTGGCGCATGAGGCAGCCCTCGCAGCAATTGAATATTTACAGCATGGAGCAGTGATCAGTGAGAAAGAGGTGTGTGAATGA
- a CDS encoding ABC transporter substrate-binding protein, producing the protein MMKKKMISMVLILTMATGLMTGCGSNETGETGQKETGTADTTENITVTMASNPFVGLAPFYVAMDKGFFENCGLDFSMVDFDDSSASCSALLAGKVDLAYTTLDAAIIAESQYEEDMLDVTAIVDESAGADGILVKNDINSIADLKGKTVGVSINQTSHYLLMQALETAGLTDADVDLVNMTSSDAGVSFISGDLDAAVTWEPYLSNAVEQGVGKLIFSSKDAPGSIVDVLAVGTDNKDAAWLAQVNEAYEKGLDYLNDDSTHEEAVEIVAKHLEVSADEADSMISTIKLYSPEDSSAELKDEGLVYQAVGKISGFYFDKGIIEKPVEPSHLLAEE; encoded by the coding sequence ATGATGAAGAAAAAAATGATTTCGATGGTACTTATTTTGACAATGGCAACAGGACTTATGACAGGATGTGGAAGTAACGAGACTGGAGAGACGGGGCAAAAAGAAACAGGTACAGCAGATACAACTGAAAATATAACTGTGACGATGGCGTCAAATCCGTTTGTGGGATTGGCGCCATTTTATGTTGCGATGGATAAAGGATTTTTTGAGAACTGTGGTCTGGATTTTTCCATGGTGGATTTTGATGATTCGAGTGCATCCTGCTCGGCACTGTTAGCAGGAAAAGTTGATCTTGCGTATACAACTTTGGATGCAGCGATCATTGCGGAGAGCCAGTATGAGGAAGATATGTTAGATGTAACGGCAATCGTGGACGAGTCTGCCGGAGCGGATGGAATCCTTGTCAAAAATGATATTAACAGTATTGCAGATCTGAAAGGAAAGACAGTCGGCGTGTCTATCAACCAGACGTCACATTATCTGCTGATGCAGGCACTTGAGACAGCAGGACTTACGGATGCGGATGTAGATCTTGTTAATATGACTTCCTCTGATGCCGGAGTATCCTTTATCAGTGGTGATCTGGATGCGGCAGTTACATGGGAGCCATATCTTAGCAATGCGGTAGAGCAGGGAGTAGGAAAACTGATCTTTTCAAGTAAAGATGCACCGGGTTCTATTGTAGATGTACTTGCTGTAGGAACAGACAATAAGGATGCAGCGTGGCTTGCACAGGTAAATGAGGCATATGAGAAAGGTCTGGATTATTTAAATGATGACAGCACACATGAAGAGGCAGTTGAGATAGTGGCAAAACATCTTGAAGTGAGTGCAGATGAAGCAGATTCCATGATTTCTACGATAAAACTTTATTCACCGGAGGATTCTTCTGCGGAATTAAAAGATGAAGGTCTTGTATATCAGGCAGTCGGGAAGATTTCCGGTTTCTATTTTGATAAAGGAATTATTGAGAAGCCAGTGGAACCGTCACACTTACTGGCAGAAGAATAA
- a CDS encoding helix-turn-helix domain-containing protein — translation MENTLKETEWLTINKVLLEMYDITDIDQFTERVLKTYRMLIPYTKGYFIVFNEAGGIESEKSSFIEMEPGVYEEYLDSYYEKDYMKYTFELSEHTITYRDTDIMEESLRQKTEFYQGFLKPNHIPFGAGILLRRYGKPIGIVNFFRSELLGDFSDKDMFILEVLKGHLSHKLAGLLNGTKQAAGDRNKMLAHLAAEFELSEREKEALTCMDGGMTNAQIAENMGISLSTVKKHVYHIFEKVGVDTRAQLRNVLETYNSTKF, via the coding sequence ATGGAAAACACATTAAAAGAAACAGAATGGCTGACCATCAATAAAGTGTTGCTGGAAATGTATGATATTACCGATATTGATCAATTTACGGAACGGGTGTTAAAAACTTACCGTATGTTGATCCCATATACGAAAGGATATTTTATTGTTTTTAATGAAGCAGGCGGCATTGAAAGCGAAAAATCGTCCTTTATTGAGATGGAGCCGGGAGTCTATGAAGAATATCTGGATTCTTATTATGAAAAAGACTACATGAAATATACATTTGAATTGTCTGAGCATACGATCACTTACCGTGATACCGATATTATGGAGGAGTCACTGCGGCAGAAAACAGAGTTTTATCAGGGATTTTTAAAACCGAATCATATCCCGTTTGGCGCGGGGATACTGCTTCGCAGATATGGAAAACCGATTGGTATTGTTAATTTTTTCCGAAGTGAACTTCTTGGGGATTTTTCGGACAAAGATATGTTTATCTTAGAAGTGCTAAAGGGGCACCTTTCCCATAAACTGGCAGGACTACTCAATGGAACAAAGCAGGCGGCAGGCGACAGGAATAAGATGCTTGCACATCTTGCGGCAGAATTTGAACTGTCAGAGCGGGAAAAAGAAGCGCTGACCTGTATGGACGGGGGAATGACAAATGCCCAGATCGCAGAGAATATGGGAATCAGTCTTTCTACGGTAAAAAAACATGTTTACCATATTTTTGAAAAAGTAGGGGTAGACACCAGAGCGCAGCTTCGTAATGTTTTAGAGACATATAACTCTACAAAGTTCTAA
- a CDS encoding urea amidolyase associated protein UAAP1, translating to MKKIWSRTLRPGEKWSGNIGRGKYIHFKALGDDANVSMLMYNMLDTSERYNMPDTLKAQFISSLTKGNVLMSDNGRVLASIVEDSLGWHDTISGYTTRLLTDEKYGKTTYQEMRNDWHRCGEENFKMELVRNNMSARDLVPCVNLFSKVYIEEDGSMHFEEGHCKEGATVTLRTEMDMIFIVSNTPNPLDPAKEFPSVPVSIEVYDAPEVDLTDECVNYRPENYRAFENTWEYYNLLGR from the coding sequence ATGAAGAAAATCTGGAGCAGGACATTAAGACCGGGAGAGAAATGGTCAGGAAATATTGGACGTGGAAAATATATTCATTTCAAGGCGCTCGGCGATGACGCAAATGTTTCCATGTTGATGTACAACATGTTAGATACTTCGGAGCGCTATAACATGCCGGATACGTTAAAAGCACAGTTTATTTCCTCCCTGACAAAAGGAAATGTGCTGATGAGCGATAACGGACGTGTGTTGGCCAGTATCGTGGAGGACAGCCTTGGATGGCATGATACGATCTCAGGATATACGACAAGGCTTCTCACCGATGAGAAATACGGAAAGACAACTTATCAGGAAATGAGAAATGACTGGCACCGTTGCGGAGAGGAAAACTTCAAAATGGAACTTGTCCGCAACAATATGAGTGCAAGAGATTTAGTTCCATGTGTGAATCTCTTCTCAAAAGTTTACATCGAGGAAGATGGCAGCATGCATTTTGAGGAAGGACACTGCAAAGAGGGCGCAACCGTAACACTCCGCACGGAGATGGATATGATCTTTATCGTATCAAACACGCCAAACCCGTTAGATCCTGCAAAAGAATTTCCTTCGGTTCCGGTTTCCATTGAAGTATATGATGCACCGGAAGTTGACCTAACAGATGAATGTGTCAATTATCGTCCGGAGAATTACAGAGCATTTGAAAATACATGGGAATATTACAACCTGCTGGGACGTTAA
- a CDS encoding urea amidolyase associated protein UAAP2, translating to MYGFIEKTSDLKEENAIYNEVVEAGKGWMHELLPGQSLRIVDMEGNQAVDTTFYDMTNPEDHYGAIPTIVMQKNIYLTTGTILRTESGKPLLEITADLTGRHDTIGGACSAQSNTVRYAREKIYMHNCRDSFMLQLADDTHGFMKRDLAPNINFFMNVPVSKDGGSKFDDGVSAPGKYVEMKALEHTMVLVSNCPQLNNPCNAYNPTPIKMLIWDAE from the coding sequence ATGTACGGATTTATAGAGAAAACAAGTGATTTAAAAGAAGAAAATGCAATTTATAACGAAGTCGTGGAAGCCGGGAAAGGCTGGATGCATGAACTGCTTCCGGGACAGTCCTTAAGAATTGTAGACATGGAAGGAAATCAGGCAGTCGATACCACATTTTATGACATGACCAACCCGGAGGATCATTACGGAGCAATCCCAACGATCGTGATGCAGAAAAATATCTATCTGACTACGGGTACGATCCTAAGAACTGAGTCAGGAAAGCCGTTGTTAGAGATCACGGCAGATCTGACCGGACGTCATGACACGATCGGCGGTGCATGTTCCGCACAGAGCAATACCGTAAGATATGCAAGAGAAAAAATTTACATGCACAATTGCAGAGACAGCTTTATGTTACAGCTTGCAGATGATACGCATGGTTTCATGAAACGTGACCTTGCCCCAAACATTAACTTTTTCATGAATGTTCCGGTGTCAAAGGATGGCGGTTCAAAATTCGATGACGGTGTTTCTGCACCGGGCAAATATGTGGAGATGAAGGCGTTAGAGCATACGATGGTGTTAGTCAGCAACTGTCCGCAGCTCAACAATCCATGTAATGCATACAACCCGACCCCGATTAAGATGCTGATCTGGGACGCAGAGTAA